DNA sequence from the Zonotrichia albicollis isolate bZonAlb1 chromosome 29, bZonAlb1.hap1, whole genome shotgun sequence genome:
ATTTTTCCAGGTGTGGCTCCcacacagctcagggctgaTTTGGAAATAAATATCCTTATTTAGAAACAAATGATAAATgatttagaaataaatattctgatttagaaataaatgaTAAATGATTTAGAAATACATATCCTGATTTAGAAAGCCCTGGACTTCCAAGGGCTTGTGGATCCCAGAACAAGGAGAACATTGGAACAAATGTGGCCAGCTTGAGATCTGGGCACTGAAATAAAGGAGATAAAGGAGGGATAAAGGagataaaggagaaaaaggagataaaggagCCCTTGCTCTGCCTCTTGGCTGGGCAGATTCACTGGCAGAGCTCCTTGGTTTCACCgttcttctttaaaaattatacatataaaatatttatatattaattatatatatataatatatattttatatattgtatataatatatatatattatattatatatattgcatattacatattacacattatatattatatattatatattatatattatatattatatattatatattatatattatatattatatattatatattgcatattgtatattattattgttatataaatatatatctttatataatgtacataaatacatatatttatattatatataaattatatctataattatatatatatcattATATAATGATATAATATTTACAATATAGTATACAATATATtctgtaatatataatataatatataatataatatataatataaaatataatatataatataatataatataatataatataatataatataatataatataatataatataatataatatataatttaataatatatataataatatataatgatatatattatatattataatatataatattacgTATTATagaatatattgtatattatattgTACATATGATATAATTAttgttatataaatatatatatttatataatgaacataaatacatatatttatattatatatatatataaaaattatatatataattctatatataattatgtatataaatatatatctttATATAATGATATAATATATTTTGTGCATGGGGAATATCTATTTACACTGCATTGTGTAATTACACTGTCCTGGCCATGCCCTGGGGGATGaacctcagtgtccccaggtgggacagggacaggctggtgaCACCCCTGTGCTCGATGTCACCAGGCACAAACCTCTGAGTGTCATCCTGGGAGCCCAAAGCCTGCACAGGAGAGAGGGAGGCTGGCAAACCTTCCAGGTGAAGGAGTACCACAGCTACCCCGGCTTTTCCAGCCCCAAGGAGGGCAAGGACATCCTCCTGCTGAAGGTAACCATGAACaccctgagctgcagccctggggcaccAGGGCATGGTGGATCCCAGGGCAAACACTCAtctctgtgttttcttctctctttttatcTCTGTTTTTTGTGTCCTCACCCAGCTGAATGGCAATGCCAGCAGCAATGGCCACGTCAGGCCCATTTCCTTGGAGAAATCCAAAATTCGGGGCGGCACcgagtgcagcctggctggcTGGGGGGACaggacagccactgtcaccatCACCAGGCAGAGGGACTGCCTCAACCACTACCCAGGCCTTGCTGACAACCTCATTTGTGGCCAGAGCTCGTCCTCCAAGGTACCTGGAAAGGTCAGTGTGCTCGGAGAGGGGAGGCTTGAGGCACTGACAACAGGATCCTTGTGGTTCC
Encoded proteins:
- the LOC102072095 gene encoding granzyme K-like; translation: MEPLQSLLLPLVLVMCPPASSSYPWRWRERGEARPQPAPYVAFLQGKDNHSCGGFLVAPAWVMTAAQCLQHKPLSVILGAQSLHRREGGWQTFQVKEYHSYPGFSSPKEGKDILLLKLNGNASSNGHVRPISLEKSKIRGGTECSLAGWGDRTATVTITRQRDCLNHYPGLADNLICGQSSSSKVPGKGDAGDPLVCNNKAFGIFSYRHNNWPGFYTHIAPYLPWVHSVIKSL